Genomic window (Propionibacteriaceae bacterium ZF39):
CTGGGCATGATCGCCGCGCCCCTTGGTTTGGGCCTGATGGCGGCAGCCGTCGCCGGCACGAACCTCGGCGTGACGGCCTGGATTCTCGCCGCCTGTTGGACGGCCGTCTCGGTGTGGGCCATTCTCGCGCCGAGCCTGCGGGCGTACCTTCGGGCCATGGCCGAGGAGGAGACACATGCTGACCATCGGCCAGTTGGCTGAGTACGCCGGAACGACCGTCCGCGCGATTCGGCACTATCACCAGGTCGGGCTGCTCGAAGAACCGGCGCGGGATGCCTCGGGCTATCGCAGCTATGGCGCCCAGTCGGTCGTGGACCTGAAGCGGATCCGGGTGCTGGCGGACGCTGGCGTACCCCTCAAGCGGATCGGTGAACTCATGCACGCCTCGCCGGACGAGTTGAGCGAGGCAGTGGCGGAGATCGACCGCGACCTGCGGGCACAGGTACGCAAGTTGCAGGCGACCCGGAAAGCCCTTGCCGCGCTGGCGCTGGACGAGCCGTTCCTGCCTCCCGAGTTGTTGGAGGTGCACGAGGAGATCCGTCGGCGGGCCTCGGAGGCCGGCGTGTCGCCGCGGACCCTGGAGATGGAGCGCGAGGGCTGGATCCTGGCGTCGACGCTGTATCCGGAGCTCATGGAGCGCTGGGTCGGGACGCAGCTGCGATTTCTGGAAGATCCGGAATACCTCGAGCTCTATCTGCTCACCGATCAGGCCTACGACTGGGCGGGTGACGACCCACGGATCGATGACGTGGCACGGAGAACAGTCGATCTGATCAAGCGTCTGGGGTCCGTGGACTATGAGCACGAAGCCGCCCTCCACACTGACGACCGGGCGTACGCCCTCGTCACCACCTATCGCCTCGACCAGTCCCCGGGCTGGGCGAGCCTCACGAGCCGGGTGCGGGAGCTCCTGCTGGGTGACTCGAGTTGACCGACTCGGCCTCGGCGGCCCGCTGACGCAGGCGGTCACGGACTTCATCCGGCGTGTAGGCCCGGCGCTCGCGTTCGTTGCGAGCGACGAGTACGCCGCCAGCGGCGACGCCCACCAACCCGGCGAGGCCGAGCCATTTGGCGAGTTGCCCAATCCAAGGGCGCTTGGTGCGGGCACGTTTTTTTGTCACAGCTCAACCCTAGGCTTCTGGTGACGGATAGCCCCGGCCACCTTCCCCGGCGGAAGTTTCCGGTTTGTGCAATGGGGGTCTGGAAAACGTGACGCAGGTCACCTAGAATAGATCACATGATCGATTTATGCGAGGTGGAAACCTCCGCTTCTTCCGATGTTCCCGAGCCGCCACCCTGGCTGCTCGAACAGTGGCGCGAACACGATGCCTGGTTCGCTGCCCAGGGCAATCCTGAGCCGCTGGACTCAGCCGAAGAGGAAGAAGATGCTGGCCAATGGGAGCCGGGCGAACTCGGCTGGGAGCCGGGCGAACTCGACGACTCCGAGATCGCTGCCTGGATGCACCGGCTCGCGTCGGCGCGCCTGCCCGGCACCGAGGGTGCGTTGATCGATCTGATCCGGGGCCTGGAAGATCTCAAGTCCTGCGCCGCGGCGGTCCAGGCCCGGGCTGCGGTCGCGTTCGATGCCACCCGCTGTCAGGCCGAAGCTGACCGTGGGATCGCGGTTTCGGGCCGTGGGATCGGGGTCGGTGCTGAGATCGCCCTCGCCCGGCGTGAATCACCCTTTCGGGGCGGACGTCATCTCGGTCTGGCGAAAGCTCTGGTCAAGGAGTTGCCGCACACCCTGCAGGCGCTGGAGAACGGTGATCTGAACGAATGGCGGGCCAGCATCATCGCCAGGGAAACCGCCTGCCTCGGCGTGGAGGACCGCGGGATCGTGGATCGCTGGTTCGGCGCTTATCTGCAGGATCATCCCTCGATCGGTGACACCCGCCTGGAAGCCGAAATCCGTCGCAAGGTCACCGAGATCGACCAAACTGCGGAGGTGCGGCGCCGTAGCAAAGCAGCCGGCGGACGCCGGGTCACCACCCGGCCCCTGCCCGATGAC
Coding sequences:
- a CDS encoding MerR family transcriptional regulator, whose product is MLTIGQLAEYAGTTVRAIRHYHQVGLLEEPARDASGYRSYGAQSVVDLKRIRVLADAGVPLKRIGELMHASPDELSEAVAEIDRDLRAQVRKLQATRKALAALALDEPFLPPELLEVHEEIRRRASEAGVSPRTLEMEREGWILASTLYPELMERWVGTQLRFLEDPEYLELYLLTDQAYDWAGDDPRIDDVARRTVDLIKRLGSVDYEHEAALHTDDRAYALVTTYRLDQSPGWASLTSRVRELLLGDSS